One stretch of Cygnus olor isolate bCygOlo1 chromosome 1, bCygOlo1.pri.v2, whole genome shotgun sequence DNA includes these proteins:
- the LOC121063963 gene encoding cystine/glutamate transporter-like gives MGKDKKKEEAVFLRKKITLLRAFSLLIGSMVGSGIFISPKGVLKNSGTVGFSLVVWFACGLLSMFGALCYAELGTRITKSGGHYIYILETLGPLPSFLFLWAEFFAIRPANSAVVSLAFGRYLLEPFFAPCAAPVPAVKLVSLLGYYAVLTLNSWSVSWSARLQTALSIVKLLALVLIIVPGMMLLAQGHTENFQDAFDKQSLVPDKLPLAFYAGMFAYSGWFQTSFVREELVRPERNIPLAVIVSVITVIVGYMLTNVSYYTVLGTQDVLASPAVAVSFVQRACRSLISVVPVLVALSCFGTMNGGILTFSRTLFVASREGQWPPLFSMIHIRRHTPLPAVMLMFPLVTTMVCIGDIYHLMNFFSFSRWLFIGLATLGLIVHRCRHPELQSPFKVPLFIPVSFTIICLFAVAMSFYSDPVNISIGCTMVLSGFPVYYLVIHRQMSNRCRSLLYYVTQKLQLLLEVVQQEIKTY, from the exons ATggggaaagacaagaaaaaagaggaggctgtctttctgaggaaaaagatAACTTTGCTGAGGGCTTTCTCGCTTCTCATCGGCAGCATGGTTGGCAGCGGCATCTTTATCTCCCCGAAAGGAGTGCTGAAAAACTCGGGCACTGTGGGCTTCTCCCTGGTGGTCTGGTTTGCCTGCGGGCTCCTTTCAATGTTTG GTGCCTTGTGTTATGCAGAGCTTGGAACAAGGATCACCAAGTCTGGAGGACATTATATCTACATTTTGGAGACATTAGGGCCTCTACCAAGTTTCTTATTTCTGTGGGCTGAGTTTTTTGCTATCAG GCCTGCCAACAGCGCCGTGGTTTCGCTGGCATTCGGGCGCTACCTGCTGGAGCCTTTTTTTGCCCCCTGTGCAGCCCCTGTTCCTGCCGTGAAGCTCGTCTCTCTCCTGGGGTACT ACGCGGTCCTCACCCTCAACTCCTGGAGCGTCTCCTGGAGCGCCCGGTTGCAGACAGCCCTCTCCATCGTCAAGCTGCTGGCGCTCGTGCTCATCATCGTGCCAGGGATGATGCTGCTGGCCCAGG GCCACACCGAAAACTTCCAGGATGCTTTTGACAAGCAGTCGCTGGTCCCAGACAAGCTGCCCTTGGCTTTTTACGCAGGCATGTTCGCCTACTCAGGCTG GTTTCAGACCAGCTTTGTGCGTGAGGAGTTGGTCAGACCTGAACG AAACATCCCCTTGGCTGTCATTGTGTCTGTGATCACCGTCATTGTGGGGTATATGCTCACCAATGTCTCCTATTACACTGTCCTGGGAACACAAGATGTTCTGGCTTCTCCGGCTGTGGCTGTG AGTTTTGTGCAGCGGGCCTGCAGAAGCCTTATCTCAGTGGTCCCGGTCCTTGTCGCGCTGTCCTGCTTTGGAACCATGAATGGAGGAATCCTCACGTTTTCAAG GACACTGTTTGTGGCTTCCAGGGAAGGGCAGTGGCCTCCTCTCTTCTCCATGATCCACATTCGAAGACATACTCCCCTTCCCGCTGTCATGTTAATG TTCCCTTTGGTTACTACCATGGTGTGTATCGGAGATATCTACCATCTAATGaacttcttcagcttttcccGATGGCTCTTCATAGGATTAGCCACCCTCGGGCTCATTGTCCATCGCTGCCGTcacccagagctgcagagcccGTTCAAG GTCCCGCTCTTCATTCCTGTCTCTTTTACCATCATCTGCCTCTTCGCAGTGGCAATGTCTTTCTACTCAGACCCCGTAAACATTAGCATCGGATGCACCATGGTGTTAAGTGGCTTTCCAGTCTACTACCTCGTAATCCACAGGCAAATGTCAAACCGCTGCCGTAGCCTGCTTT aTTATGTTACACAGAAGCTGCAGTTACTGCTGGAAGTAGTTCAACAAGAAATCAAGACGTACTGA